The Bos indicus x Bos taurus breed Angus x Brahman F1 hybrid chromosome 13, Bos_hybrid_MaternalHap_v2.0, whole genome shotgun sequence genome includes a region encoding these proteins:
- the LOC113902722 gene encoding collagen alpha-1(III) chain-like, translated as MVRARGRGRAGAGAGPSAPGARGEAGGGSRRRRGGSGAGAGWGQRRGRGGAGQPGGEGAPEGLSRPLPALCRERGAASALGCSRRAAGLASSRGPPGFPSAPCGDPRARPAPDLKQDSPRLFGSLGVSWLPSLARAHTSLGIVLYQASRLWPREEGQGGARAPGQPRDEAPDLPVAESSQAAPSPAVRALILALPSLHLCSSPHLQRCRRCPLERTPGGLRILVNPEAAFTFYFLICLHLISHFMQRASGRKSQALIQSSENSLAWKEKHHPKMCQGLHSSRSKTGVGTRPLHSLAAWAGCWCHHPCPLFNLQKAFHAKTLDWI; from the exons ATGGTCCGCGCGCGGGGCCGGGGCCgagccggggccggggccgggccgAGCGCGCCGGGAGCTCGGGGCGAGGCGGGAGGCGGCAGCCGGCGGCGGCGCGGCGGCTCGGGCGCGGGCGCGGGCTGGGGGCAGCGGCGGGGACGCGGCGGCGCTGGCCAGCCCGGCGGAGAGGGGGCGC CGGAGGGTctctcccgccccctccccgccctgtGCCGGGAGAGGGGCGCCGCAAGTGCGCTTGGCTGCTCGCGCCGGGCCGCCGGGCTCGCTTCCTCCCGCGGGCCTCCTGGGTTTCCCTCCGCCCCTTGTGGGGATCCCCGTGCGCGCCCGGCTCCGGACCTGAAACAGGACTCCCCGAGGCTCTTTGGTTCGCTGGGGGTGTCCTGGCTCCCCTCTCTGGCCCGGGCTCACACTTCACTCGGAATAGTCCTGTACCAAGCCTCCAGGCTGTGGCCGAGGGAAGAGGGTCAGGGCGGCGCGAGGGCCCCCGGCCAACCCCGGGACGAGGCTCCTGACCTTCCTGTCGCCGAGAGCAGTCAGGCTGCCCCCAGTCCTGCGGTCAGGGCCCTAATCCTCGCACTCCCCAGCCTCCACTTGTGCTCCAGCCCTCACCTGCAGCGTTGCAGAAGATGTCCTTTAGAGAGGACACCCGGTGGTCTCAG GATCCTCGTCAATCCCGAGGCAGCTTTCACCTTTTATTTCTTAATCTGTTTGCATTTGATctcacattttatgcaaagagCCTCGGGGAGAAAATCCCAGGCCCTGATACAGTCGTCTGAGAATTCGCTTGCTTGGAAAGAGAAGCATCACCCCAAGATGTGCCAGGGCCTGCACTCTTCCAGGAGCAAGACAGGCGTGGGTACGAGGCCCCTACACAGCCTGGCAGCCTGGGCTGGGTGCTGGTGTCACCATCCATGCCCTCTTTTTAACCTCCAAAAAGCATTCCACGCAAAGACTTTGGACTGGATATGA